One genomic region from Ptychodera flava strain L36383 chromosome 14, AS_Pfla_20210202, whole genome shotgun sequence encodes:
- the LOC139149565 gene encoding E3 ubiquitin-protein ligase TRIM71-like: MVTGEVANTPQSEQGQFEGRRIEWKVETFGDTEDLFTLNNPCGLAISDNDLVMCDRDNHRVVVKKRASKQVSYLSFNSRFKLEFMPQDVVILSANNLLIITDRGNQQIVVSDCQCKLVRTFGHEQTNFEPFGIALMVPFVIVSDIAEHRIIKYTTEGEYTAEVGGYGKGYGQFNEPYSVAVNSVNQVIASDFHNHRVQVFNSELKFLYTVGTAESSLGPLRNPYGVDVDSDDNMYVCDFDKHRIVKFTREGQPVCSLFESQIKTTMYIAISKGRLTS, from the exons ATGGTAACAGGAGAAGTTGCCAATACCCCTCAGTCTGAACAAGGGCAGT TTGAAGGAAGACGTATCGAATGGAAAGTTGAAACGTTTGGCGATACTGAAGATCTGTTCACTCTAAACAACCCGTGTGGACTTGCTATCAGTGACAATGATCTTGTCATGTGTGACCGTGATAACCATAGAGTAGTCGTTAAGAAAAGGGCAAGTAAACAGGTATCATATCTGAGTTTTAATAGTCGATTTAAACTAGAATTTATGCCCCAGGACGTTGTCATATTATCTGCAAACAATCTACTCATCATAACTGACAGAGGCAATCAACAAATTGTTGTTAGTGATTGTCAGTGTAAACTAGTTAGAACATTTGGCcatgaacaaacaaattttgaacCGTTTGGCATTGCACTGATGGTACCATTCGTCATCGTGAGCGACATCGCTGAGCATCGAATAATAAAATACACAACAGAAGGCGAATACACAGCCGAGGTCGGTGGATATGGTAAGGGCTATGGTCAGTTTAATGAGCCATACTCTGTTGCTGTCAACAGCGTAAACCAGGTCATAGCTTCAGACTTCCACAACCATCGCGTCCAAGTGTTCAACTCCGAACTTAAGTTTCTGTACACAGTTGGTACAGCCGAGTCTTCACTTGGTCCGTTGCGAAATCCATATGGAGTTGATGTCGACAGTGACGACAACATGTACGTATGCGATTTCGACAAACACAGAATCGTCAAATTCACCAGAGAAGGGCAACCTGTTTGCAGTTTGTTCGAATCTCAGATCAAAACTACGATGTATATTGCAATCAGCAAAGGTAGACTGACCAGTTGA